From the Spiribacter sp. 2438 genome, one window contains:
- the dnaA gene encoding chromosomal replication initiator protein DnaA, with protein MPDQQLNTWIRPLQAEESDHQLRLYAPNRFVCDWVREHFYDRIQELLATQHPDGPPTLALEVGGSGPAPVAPDTPTATVVSGTPAATPNRSNLNRDFTFETFVEGKSNQLARAASLQVVENPGTAYNPLFIYGGVGLGKTHLMHAIGNDLLARRPDARVLYLHSERFVADMIRALQHNAINEFKRHYRGVDALLIDDIQFFARKERSQEEFFHTFNALLEGHQQVVMSCDRYPKEVNGLEERLKSRFGWGLTIAIEPPELETRVAILMSKAEQAGTPLPPEVAFFIAKRIRSNIRELEGALKRVVANAHFTGSAITVDFAKGALRDLLALQDKLVTVENIQKTVAEYYKIRLSDLLSKRRSRSIARPRQLAMALAKELTSHSLPEIGEAFGGRDHTTVMHACRKVRELREADGRLDEDYHNLSRTLSS; from the coding sequence ATGCCGGACCAGCAGCTCAACACCTGGATTCGGCCCCTGCAGGCTGAAGAATCGGATCATCAGCTGCGGCTCTATGCCCCCAACCGCTTTGTTTGCGACTGGGTCCGCGAACATTTTTACGACCGCATTCAGGAACTGCTGGCAACCCAGCATCCCGACGGCCCGCCAACACTGGCCCTGGAAGTGGGCGGTAGCGGCCCCGCGCCGGTGGCACCGGATACGCCCACGGCGACCGTGGTCAGCGGCACACCCGCCGCCACGCCAAACCGCAGCAACCTCAACCGCGACTTCACCTTCGAAACCTTTGTGGAAGGCAAGTCCAATCAACTGGCAAGGGCGGCCAGCCTCCAGGTGGTCGAAAACCCGGGGACCGCTTACAACCCGCTGTTCATCTATGGAGGCGTCGGCCTGGGCAAGACCCACTTGATGCACGCCATCGGCAATGACCTGCTGGCCCGCCGGCCGGACGCCCGGGTGCTCTATCTGCACTCAGAGCGGTTCGTCGCGGACATGATTCGGGCGTTGCAACACAACGCCATCAACGAGTTCAAGCGTCATTACCGGGGCGTAGACGCGCTGCTGATCGATGACATCCAGTTTTTCGCCCGCAAGGAACGCTCCCAGGAAGAATTCTTCCACACCTTCAACGCGTTGCTGGAGGGCCACCAGCAGGTGGTGATGAGTTGTGACCGTTATCCGAAGGAGGTCAACGGCCTGGAAGAGCGGCTGAAATCCCGTTTCGGCTGGGGGCTGACCATTGCCATTGAACCGCCGGAGCTGGAAACCCGGGTCGCCATCCTGATGAGCAAGGCCGAGCAGGCGGGCACGCCGCTGCCGCCGGAAGTGGCATTTTTCATCGCCAAGCGGATCCGCTCCAATATCCGCGAGCTGGAAGGGGCCCTCAAGCGGGTGGTGGCCAACGCCCATTTCACCGGTTCGGCCATCACCGTGGATTTTGCCAAGGGGGCGCTGCGTGACCTGCTGGCACTGCAGGACAAGCTGGTGACGGTGGAAAACATTCAGAAGACCGTGGCGGAGTACTACAAAATCCGTCTGTCCGATCTGCTCTCCAAGCGCCGCAGCCGTTCCATTGCCCGTCCCCGGCAATTGGCCATGGCGCTTGCCAAAGAGCTCACCAGCCACAGCCTGCCGGAGATCGGTGAAGCTTTTGGTGGTCGAGACCACACCACCGTCATGCACGCCTGTCGCAAAGTTCGGGAATTACGGGAGGCGGACGGCCGGCTGGACGAGGATTATCACAACCTGTCCAGAACCCTGTCATCATGA